In a single window of the Acinetobacter tibetensis genome:
- a CDS encoding TonB-dependent receptor plug domain-containing protein has translation MPNLFQPTALVGAIAIAMGFSTSVSAQDNTNVVNASLDTLVVTATRSEEKIKDVPARISIIEPQIVEQSPIAELPHLLMSDASIDMMQYGGYGQAASIFTRGTNSTHTLVLRDGVRLNTGSAGSASLAFIDTTDIKQIEVLKGPASVLYGTDAIGGVVQLVSKTPEKTGAFVTGEIGEHSTYKSVIGADLAENGIYAQIRGQRLESDGTQVTDFKDAQVNAGAYDQKGFSAKFGIEKEQYAASVDYSENQGTSTYVDGINDANWNLIGLKNVSQDFKNEIINVKGRVNLSDNFALHARLSQFKDDLEQNDSHDAIYNTTKEAELYSKWQFSPTQNLLAGVATKNVESDVLSGSGYNAVDYDKEVDSTGYFVQHQYQSEKLHTQLGVRVEDHETFGTHTVGQAAARYQILPATSIYTNIGTAFRAPTNNDLYALSWGGNPELKPEESVSYEIGLDQQLTNHLTMGLSAYRNEVDNLITWQNGKNFNVKEATFTGGEFNLDWAKDELFTNLSYAYVQPKDKETDQDLPRRSRQSLTLTSGLQNEVYGISASLSAKSRPKNSTISGYATVDVNAFWNVNPNVKLFTNIQNIGDVEYKTTSYGSGYYYVNGGRQASAGVTFRY, from the coding sequence ATGCCAAATTTATTTCAGCCTACTGCTTTAGTGGGCGCAATCGCTATTGCGATGGGTTTCTCTACGTCTGTATCTGCGCAAGACAACACGAATGTTGTGAATGCTTCTCTAGATACTTTGGTGGTAACTGCAACACGTTCTGAAGAAAAAATTAAAGACGTCCCTGCACGTATTTCAATCATTGAACCACAAATTGTTGAACAATCTCCTATTGCAGAATTACCACATTTGCTCATGAGTGATGCTTCTATCGATATGATGCAATACGGTGGTTATGGTCAAGCAGCATCAATTTTTACTCGTGGAACAAATTCAACTCATACTCTTGTATTACGTGATGGTGTTCGCCTTAACACAGGTTCTGCTGGTTCTGCTTCACTAGCATTTATTGATACAACTGATATTAAGCAAATCGAAGTACTTAAAGGTCCTGCATCCGTTCTATATGGTACAGATGCAATTGGTGGCGTAGTCCAGTTAGTTTCTAAAACACCAGAAAAAACTGGGGCTTTTGTAACTGGTGAAATCGGTGAGCACAGTACCTATAAGTCTGTCATTGGCGCAGATTTGGCTGAGAATGGAATTTATGCGCAAATTCGGGGTCAACGCTTAGAATCTGACGGAACACAAGTTACAGACTTCAAGGATGCTCAAGTCAATGCAGGAGCCTATGATCAAAAAGGCTTTAGTGCAAAATTCGGTATAGAAAAAGAACAATATGCTGCATCAGTTGATTATTCAGAGAATCAAGGTACTTCTACCTATGTTGATGGTATCAATGATGCGAATTGGAATCTGATTGGTCTAAAAAATGTCTCTCAAGATTTTAAAAATGAAATCATTAATGTTAAAGGTCGTGTAAACCTAAGCGATAACTTTGCACTTCATGCTCGCTTATCTCAATTCAAAGATGATCTTGAGCAAAATGATTCTCATGATGCAATCTACAATACAACAAAAGAAGCTGAACTTTATAGTAAATGGCAATTTAGCCCTACTCAGAATCTCTTGGCTGGGGTCGCAACGAAAAATGTCGAATCTGACGTTCTTTCAGGTAGTGGTTATAATGCTGTGGACTATGACAAAGAAGTTGATAGCACAGGTTATTTTGTTCAACACCAATACCAATCTGAAAAACTACACACCCAATTAGGTGTCCGTGTAGAAGATCATGAGACATTTGGTACTCATACCGTAGGGCAAGCTGCTGCACGTTATCAAATTTTACCAGCTACTAGTATTTACACCAATATTGGTACTGCTTTCCGTGCCCCAACGAATAATGACTTATATGCATTAAGCTGGGGTGGAAACCCTGAGTTAAAACCAGAAGAAAGTGTTTCATATGAAATTGGTCTTGACCAACAACTTACAAATCACTTAACAATGGGATTATCTGCTTACCGTAATGAGGTTGATAACTTAATTACTTGGCAGAATGGTAAAAATTTCAATGTAAAGGAAGCAACTTTTACTGGTGGCGAATTCAACCTTGATTGGGCAAAAGATGAGTTATTTACAAATCTTTCATATGCCTATGTACAGCCAAAAGACAAAGAAACTGATCAAGATCTGCCTCGTCGTTCACGCCAAAGTCTAACTTTGACATCAGGACTACAAAATGAAGTGTATGGCATTAGTGCATCACTTTCAGCTAAATCTAGACCTAAAAATAGCACTATTTCAGGATATGCTACTGTTGATGTAAATGCATTCTGGAATGTAAATCCTAACGTTAAATTATTTACGAATATTCAGAATATTGGTGATGTTGAATACAAAACGACATCTTATGGTAGCGGATACTATTATGTGAATGGTGGCCGTCAAGCTTCCGCAGGAGTCACTTTCCGTTATTAA
- a CDS encoding cob(I)yrinic acid a,c-diamide adenosyltransferase, which yields MGHRLSKIYTRTGDTGTTGLGDGSRVAKDDLRITALGDVDELNSTIGVLRAQISASSITDKAIWDKSLSLIQHWLFDLGGEVCIPNYHLLQPVCIEFLEQEIDRMNENLPMLKEFILPSGSLACSYAHQARAVCRRAERSLMSVQTRDQNIQATALKLLNRLSDWLFVASRALQRAEGGSEVLWQKNINDTI from the coding sequence ATGGGCCACCGTTTAAGTAAAATTTATACCCGCACAGGTGATACAGGAACCACAGGACTTGGCGATGGTTCTCGTGTAGCCAAAGATGATCTAAGAATTACCGCACTTGGTGATGTGGATGAACTCAATTCAACGATTGGTGTCCTGCGTGCTCAAATTAGCGCAAGCTCAATCACTGACAAAGCAATCTGGGATAAAAGCTTAAGTCTCATTCAGCATTGGCTTTTCGACTTAGGTGGTGAAGTGTGCATTCCCAACTATCATTTGCTACAGCCGGTTTGCATTGAGTTTCTTGAACAAGAAATTGACCGTATGAATGAAAACTTGCCCATGCTGAAAGAATTTATTCTCCCTTCTGGTTCTTTGGCATGTAGCTATGCACATCAAGCACGAGCAGTATGCCGCCGAGCAGAACGTAGCCTAATGTCGGTACAGACCCGTGATCAGAACATTCAAGCCACTGCATTAAAGCTGCTCAACCGTTTATCCGACTGGTTGTTTGTTGCCTCGCGCGCCTTGCAACGTGCTGAAGGTGGCTCAGAAGTGCTTTGGCAAAAAAATATTAACGACACGATTTAA
- a CDS encoding glycerophosphodiester phosphodiesterase yields the protein MQIIGHRGARGEAPENTLGGFQYLHDLGIRAVEFDVRQLKDDTFVVMHDDNFLRTTSIEQNLYACTAHDLHHFNQASIWMDWQHENTPTLEQSLNILREFSHLEVEVKAVNDFTAAEKLIQSLEHALTGFEHNAVITSFDLKIHQALQQSNSRFRRGLLIKEDIRERAIEQALELGCSRIGWMNQLASDALIQATQAAGLKVSVWTVNDVQRAKHLQTCGIDGLITDFPKLMLQQLNLD from the coding sequence ATGCAAATTATCGGACATCGCGGCGCACGGGGTGAAGCACCTGAAAACACCTTAGGTGGATTTCAATATTTACATGACTTAGGCATCCGTGCTGTCGAGTTCGATGTGCGCCAGCTCAAAGATGACACTTTTGTGGTGATGCATGATGATAATTTTTTACGCACCACTTCAATTGAACAAAATCTTTATGCCTGTACAGCTCATGACTTACACCACTTCAATCAAGCTTCTATCTGGATGGATTGGCAACATGAAAATACGCCAACCCTAGAACAAAGCCTGAATATTCTGCGTGAATTTTCTCACCTAGAAGTAGAAGTGAAAGCCGTGAATGATTTCACAGCCGCAGAAAAACTAATTCAAAGTTTAGAACACGCTTTAACAGGGTTTGAGCACAATGCAGTCATCACCAGTTTTGACTTGAAAATTCACCAAGCTTTACAACAGTCTAACTCGCGATTTAGACGCGGACTTCTGATTAAAGAAGACATCCGAGAACGTGCGATTGAACAAGCACTGGAATTAGGCTGTAGCCGTATTGGTTGGATGAACCAATTGGCAAGCGATGCCTTAATTCAAGCCACCCAAGCTGCAGGATTAAAGGTCAGTGTCTGGACCGTCAATGATGTACAGCGTGCCAAACATTTGCAAACCTGTGGTATTGATGGCCTGATTACCGATTTCCCTAAATTGATGCTGCAACAGCTAAATTTGGACTAA
- a CDS encoding acyl-CoA desaturase: protein MNPPLPQAPINWIAIFALVFLPIVAVIAVPLYAINHDFSASAWVSMIVLLGISSLGITAGYHRLWAHRAYEATLPLKIILMIMGTFAVQNSILFWSSGHRTHHRHVDDVEKDPYSINKGFWFAHMGWMLHDYPAAEPNFKNAPDLLNDKLVMFQHKYYVPLVILVHTGILLPIGWAVGDMWGVLLLGGLVRLILSHHVTFFINSLCHMWGKRPYTDENTARDNFLLAIATWGEGYHNYHHIFQYDYRNGVKWWQYDPTKWLIWSCSKLGLAKNLRRIPSFNIKKAELAMKFKYAEQDLEVHGLNVNDDINSAKARIAQEYDAFTQTLNDWAKLKEQEIQAKKTAVAEKIHLMDEKLKVEFQLVEKRLGHHRETLTKLMRSIKKAPVSQ from the coding sequence ATGAATCCTCCCCTACCTCAAGCCCCAATTAACTGGATTGCAATTTTTGCACTGGTTTTTTTACCTATTGTTGCGGTTATCGCTGTTCCACTCTATGCCATTAATCATGATTTTAGCGCAAGCGCGTGGGTCAGCATGATTGTGTTATTAGGTATAAGTAGTTTGGGTATTACTGCGGGCTATCATCGCTTATGGGCACATCGTGCTTATGAGGCGACGCTACCTTTAAAAATCATTCTGATGATTATGGGTACTTTTGCAGTTCAGAACAGTATTTTATTCTGGTCTTCTGGTCACCGTACCCATCACCGTCATGTCGATGATGTGGAAAAAGATCCGTACTCAATCAATAAAGGCTTTTGGTTTGCCCATATGGGGTGGATGTTACATGACTATCCTGCAGCAGAGCCTAATTTTAAAAATGCACCTGACCTGCTAAATGACAAGTTGGTCATGTTCCAACATAAATATTATGTGCCTTTGGTTATTTTGGTACATACTGGTATTTTATTACCGATTGGTTGGGCGGTTGGCGATATGTGGGGCGTGTTACTTTTAGGCGGATTAGTACGTTTAATCCTGAGCCATCATGTGACCTTCTTCATTAACTCACTTTGCCATATGTGGGGTAAACGCCCATATACGGACGAAAATACAGCACGTGACAACTTCTTGCTTGCGATTGCCACTTGGGGCGAGGGTTATCACAACTATCATCATATTTTCCAATACGATTATCGTAATGGTGTGAAATGGTGGCAGTATGATCCAACCAAATGGTTAATCTGGTCATGTTCAAAACTCGGTTTAGCGAAAAACTTGCGTCGTATTCCAAGCTTTAATATCAAGAAAGCTGAACTTGCGATGAAGTTCAAATACGCTGAACAAGACTTAGAAGTTCATGGTCTAAACGTTAATGACGATATCAATTCGGCTAAAGCTCGTATTGCTCAAGAGTATGATGCATTTACTCAAACCTTGAATGACTGGGCAAAGTTGAAAGAACAAGAAATTCAAGCCAAGAAAACTGCTGTGGCTGAAAAAATCCATCTAATGGATGAGAAACTCAAAGTTGAATTTCAGTTGGTCGAAAAGCGTTTAGGACATCATCGTGAGACTTTAACCAAGCTGATGCGTAGCATTAAAAAAGCACCTGTTTCACAGTAA
- a CDS encoding DHCW motif cupin fold protein encodes MDIMNIPFGITNWAEIPTTRHTGDQGYALWRTQQFDTIRVRMVEYSENYLADHWCSKGHILLCLEGELHTELDDGRSFTLTAGMSYQVADQAEAHRSSTSKGAKLFIVD; translated from the coding sequence ATGGATATAATGAACATCCCTTTTGGCATCACCAACTGGGCAGAGATACCAACCACCCGTCATACAGGTGATCAAGGTTATGCCTTGTGGCGTACTCAGCAATTTGACACGATTCGCGTGCGCATGGTGGAGTATTCGGAGAACTATCTTGCCGACCATTGGTGTTCTAAAGGACATATTCTGTTGTGTTTAGAAGGTGAACTCCACACCGAACTAGATGATGGCCGTAGCTTTACCCTCACGGCTGGAATGAGTTACCAAGTTGCGGATCAGGCCGAAGCCCATCGCTCATCTACCTCAAAAGGTGCCAAGCTGTTTATAGTTGACTAA
- a CDS encoding protein adenylyltransferase SelO: protein MQFNSRYSLLPSKLYHHQQPLPLKGAKAGHFNTALAEQLQWSEADKQSWVDICSGQKTFAEFPPLAMVYAGHQFGQWAGQLGDGRGLLIAQILDQKQQTIDLHLKGAGSTPYSRMGDGRAVLRSVIREYLAGHALNALGVPSSNAVGFTSSTQGVQREKLELGAMMLRTSDCHIRLGHFEWINQYQSDLLADFTQKCLEWHYPECLLAEQPILAFATQVVQRTAVMIAKWQLVGFAHGVMNTDNLNITGSTLDFGPYGFMERFRPNWINNHSDYQGRYTYQQQPSIGHWNLWTWLNNLIPLCPQDYDKEQWKQDLATCLEHYEPTFLEHYKLGLSQKMGLPHFHTDSFDCAMAFLRILQTEQLDYTQSFIRLQNKQYEIIKDDCLDRRQFESFLAQYEQIRANQDTAELDAAMQQANPVYILRNHMAQKAIERAERNDFSEVDRLFNLLSQPFTQQPDLENAEDLAPLANDAPEVMVSCSS from the coding sequence ATGCAGTTCAATTCACGCTACTCCCTCCTTCCTTCAAAGCTTTATCACCATCAACAACCCTTGCCTCTGAAAGGGGCAAAAGCAGGTCATTTCAATACCGCTTTGGCAGAACAGTTGCAATGGTCTGAAGCCGACAAACAGTCTTGGGTGGACATTTGTAGCGGACAAAAAACCTTTGCTGAGTTCCCGCCGCTTGCGATGGTTTATGCTGGGCATCAATTTGGACAATGGGCGGGTCAACTCGGTGATGGGCGCGGTTTACTGATTGCCCAAATTCTCGATCAAAAACAACAAACCATAGACTTACATTTAAAAGGTGCTGGTTCTACCCCTTACTCGCGTATGGGCGATGGGCGTGCTGTATTACGCTCGGTTATTCGGGAATATCTGGCAGGTCATGCCCTAAATGCACTGGGGGTTCCCTCTAGCAATGCAGTCGGTTTTACTTCATCTACCCAAGGTGTACAGCGGGAAAAACTAGAGTTAGGTGCAATGATGCTACGCACATCAGACTGTCATATTCGTTTGGGACATTTTGAGTGGATTAATCAGTATCAATCCGACCTATTGGCAGACTTTACGCAAAAATGTCTTGAATGGCACTATCCTGAATGCCTGCTAGCCGAACAACCCATTTTGGCATTTGCCACCCAAGTGGTTCAACGGACTGCGGTGATGATTGCCAAATGGCAATTGGTTGGTTTTGCACATGGCGTTATGAACACCGATAATTTGAATATTACGGGTTCAACCCTCGATTTTGGCCCTTATGGCTTTATGGAACGCTTCCGCCCCAATTGGATCAATAACCACTCCGACTACCAAGGCCGCTATACCTATCAGCAGCAACCGAGCATTGGTCACTGGAATTTATGGACATGGCTAAATAACCTCATTCCGCTTTGCCCTCAAGACTATGACAAAGAACAATGGAAGCAAGACCTTGCCACTTGCCTAGAACACTATGAACCAACATTCTTGGAGCACTATAAACTAGGTTTAAGTCAGAAAATGGGCTTGCCTCATTTCCATACTGACAGTTTTGACTGTGCCATGGCCTTCTTACGGATTCTACAAACCGAACAGCTCGATTACACGCAAAGCTTTATTCGTTTGCAAAATAAACAATATGAAATAATCAAAGACGATTGTCTCGACCGCCGTCAGTTTGAAAGTTTCCTTGCGCAGTACGAGCAGATTCGTGCCAATCAAGACACAGCAGAACTGGATGCAGCAATGCAACAAGCCAATCCAGTTTATATCCTGCGCAATCACATGGCGCAAAAAGCGATTGAACGGGCTGAACGAAATGATTTTTCAGAAGTCGATCGACTGTTTAACTTGCTCAGTCAGCCTTTTACACAACAGCCTGATTTAGAAAATGCTGAAGATTTAGCCCCATTAGCAAATGATGCGCCTGAAGTGATGGTCAGTTGTTCGTCCTAG
- a CDS encoding response regulator, translating into MKHIMLVEDEVELAQLVRDYLEAAGLEVSLFHDGQEAYDSFMQRKPSLMILDLMVPRMDGLTICRKVREQSDLPIIMVTARTEEIDRVLGLNMGADDYVCKPFSPKELVARVQAVLRRLERKAEPEENSLFRVDKAQQRIWYQQKTLNLTPTEFRLLELFLEHVGQVYSRVQLLDHINPDSFDVADRVIDSHIKNLRRKISDAAETGNRHEWIQAVYGVGYRFEYPED; encoded by the coding sequence ATGAAGCATATTATGCTGGTTGAAGATGAAGTTGAACTGGCTCAATTGGTCCGTGATTATCTAGAGGCAGCAGGTCTGGAAGTGAGCCTGTTCCATGATGGGCAGGAAGCCTATGACAGTTTTATGCAACGTAAACCCAGTCTAATGATTTTAGACTTGATGGTGCCACGTATGGACGGGCTCACTATTTGTCGTAAGGTCAGGGAACAATCTGACTTGCCGATTATTATGGTGACTGCACGAACAGAAGAAATTGATCGTGTGTTGGGCTTAAATATGGGGGCAGACGATTATGTGTGTAAGCCTTTTAGCCCGAAAGAATTGGTGGCGCGTGTACAAGCAGTTTTACGCCGTTTAGAGCGTAAAGCTGAGCCTGAAGAAAACAGCTTATTTCGAGTAGATAAAGCACAACAACGCATTTGGTATCAACAAAAGACCCTCAACTTAACCCCAACCGAATTCCGCCTATTGGAATTGTTCCTTGAACATGTGGGACAAGTTTATTCACGCGTACAATTATTAGACCATATTAATCCAGATAGTTTTGATGTGGCAGACCGTGTAATTGATAGTCATATCAAGAACTTACGTCGAAAAATTTCGGATGCGGCAGAGACCGGCAACCGTCATGAATGGATTCAAGCTGTGTATGGTGTTGGCTATCGTTTTGAGTATCCAGAAGATTAA
- the baeS gene encoding sensor histidine kinase efflux regulator BaeS, whose product MNTRRVPIALRLFLTVLLTTLVIITLSLGVLHWTMQKNFTKYVADVEMQKLDHLISNLAGVYTVYHDWGNAIQAQILQIEGQADPDDYDRLSHWWLRRQYDIALQQRYFEEHTFVNLPPTLARADQEKPLLDQEELSWLELNLPSEYQPFEGLKFPLKSNENAFRPPDRKEGQAQNKLKNSNQKKQFISMPDRLGLSSRLSLYDAKRQFVVGEPSSDQISYRPIIVDDKVVGYLGLKPVLDQDDALSINFFSNQKRYLFLVYGLTILASLIAALLLATYFKKPIQRLLNGTRELTQGNYQHQVKINRNDELGDLSNELNQLAEILNQHETSRRQWVADTSHELKTPLAVLQAQIEAMQDGIRKATPEHLDAMMRQVSSLKKLTQDLADLAQADAQQLKCYFTAVNPWDVVVQEVENFKPKFEQANLNVSVQGDAPVLQLDTDRFKQIVVNLLSNSIRYTELGGEIQIHTEQTETAWSLYVDDSPYGLTDEQLRHLGERFYRVDDSRTRSTGGTGLGLALSCKIAQALGGSLGFEHSPLGGLRCKLTFPKQMKP is encoded by the coding sequence TTGAATACTCGACGTGTCCCGATTGCGCTACGCCTCTTCTTGACTGTATTGCTAACCACCTTGGTGATTATCACACTGAGTTTAGGGGTGTTGCACTGGACCATGCAAAAAAACTTCACCAAGTATGTGGCAGATGTCGAAATGCAAAAGCTCGATCATCTGATTTCCAACTTGGCAGGGGTGTACACGGTTTATCATGATTGGGGCAATGCCATACAAGCTCAGATTTTACAAATTGAGGGGCAGGCCGACCCTGATGATTATGATCGACTGTCGCATTGGTGGTTACGTCGACAATATGATATTGCCTTACAGCAGCGTTATTTTGAAGAACACACTTTTGTGAATTTACCACCAACGCTGGCACGGGCAGATCAGGAAAAACCGTTGCTCGACCAAGAGGAATTAAGTTGGTTAGAGTTAAATTTACCTTCTGAATACCAACCCTTTGAAGGTTTAAAATTTCCTTTAAAATCGAATGAAAATGCTTTCCGACCGCCTGATCGTAAAGAAGGTCAAGCACAGAATAAGTTAAAAAATAGCAATCAGAAAAAGCAATTTATTTCGATGCCAGACCGTTTGGGCTTGAGTTCACGTTTATCTTTATATGATGCCAAACGACAATTTGTGGTAGGTGAACCCTCTTCAGATCAAATTTCCTATCGCCCGATTATTGTGGATGACAAAGTGGTGGGTTATTTAGGGTTAAAGCCTGTCTTGGATCAGGATGATGCATTAAGTATCAACTTCTTTAGTAATCAAAAGCGCTATTTGTTCTTGGTCTATGGTTTGACCATTTTAGCCAGTCTAATTGCTGCATTATTGCTGGCAACTTATTTTAAGAAACCGATTCAGCGCTTATTGAACGGTACACGTGAACTGACTCAAGGCAATTACCAACATCAAGTCAAAATTAACCGTAATGATGAATTAGGTGATTTGTCCAATGAGTTGAATCAATTGGCTGAAATTCTAAATCAACATGAAACGTCACGTCGTCAATGGGTGGCTGATACTTCGCACGAATTAAAAACGCCATTGGCTGTGTTACAGGCGCAAATCGAAGCCATGCAAGATGGTATCCGTAAGGCGACCCCTGAGCATCTGGATGCCATGATGCGTCAAGTGAGCAGTTTGAAAAAATTGACCCAAGATTTAGCTGATTTGGCTCAAGCCGATGCTCAGCAATTGAAGTGTTATTTTACTGCTGTAAATCCGTGGGATGTGGTCGTGCAAGAAGTGGAAAACTTCAAACCGAAGTTTGAACAGGCGAATCTAAATGTGAGTGTGCAGGGTGATGCTCCAGTCTTACAATTAGATACAGACCGATTCAAACAAATTGTGGTCAACTTACTCAGCAATAGCATTCGTTATACTGAATTGGGTGGAGAAATCCAGATTCACACTGAGCAAACAGAAACAGCGTGGAGCCTGTATGTCGATGATAGCCCGTATGGCTTGACTGATGAACAATTGCGGCATTTGGGTGAAAGATTCTATCGTGTGGATGATTCGCGAACCCGAAGCACAGGTGGAACAGGGCTAGGTTTGGCACTTTCATGTAAGATTGCTCAGGCACTCGGTGGAAGTTTAGGTTTTGAACATTCACCCTTGGGTGGTTTGCGTTGCAAACTCACTTTTCCCAAACAAATGAAACCATAA
- a CDS encoding acyl-CoA dehydrogenase C-terminal domain-containing protein, protein MPQYKAPLRDMQFVLHELLNAEQHYAKLPAFQETVSRELVDQYLEAAADFCENELSPINQSGDREGCTWNDGVVTTPTGFKEAYQKYIELGFPSLSAEEQYGGQGLPVSLGNVISEMVGTANWAWGMYPGLSHGAVRTLEHHGSTEQKDAYLPNLVSGVWTGTMCLTESHAGSDLGIIRTKAEPNADGSYAITGEKIFISAGEHDMAENIIHIVLARLPGAPKGTKGISLFIVPKFNLNADGTVGERNAVRCGSIEHKMGIHGNATCVINFDNAKGYLIGPENRGLNCMFTFMNTARIGTAVQGLAASEGSFQGALAYAKDRLAMRSLSGPKAPEKEADPIIVHPAVRNMLLTQKSFAEAGRALVYLLSFHADIVEQGATEEERKYSDNILSLLTPIAKAFLTETGSESAKHGVQVFGGHGFISEHGMEQIVRDTRIACLYEGTTEIQALDLLGRKVLGTQGAMLKDFTKIIHKFCEANKDNTAMKEFVEPLAALNKEWGDLTMQIGMRAMQNPDEVGAAAVDYLYFSGYVTLGYLWAQMALVAQQTLAAGTSDVDFYNAKVTTAHFYFKKILPRVRSHVDVIAGGVEPLMSLDAEHFAF, encoded by the coding sequence ATGCCACAATACAAAGCGCCCTTACGTGATATGCAGTTTGTTTTGCATGAATTACTAAATGCTGAACAACATTATGCAAAACTTCCTGCTTTCCAAGAAACCGTAAGCCGTGAATTGGTTGACCAATATTTAGAAGCTGCGGCAGATTTCTGTGAAAATGAATTGTCTCCAATCAATCAAAGCGGTGACCGCGAAGGTTGTACTTGGAATGATGGTGTGGTGACTACACCAACTGGTTTTAAAGAAGCGTACCAAAAATATATCGAGTTAGGCTTCCCTTCACTTTCAGCAGAAGAACAATACGGCGGTCAAGGTTTACCAGTTTCTTTAGGTAACGTGATTTCAGAAATGGTCGGTACTGCAAACTGGGCTTGGGGTATGTATCCTGGGCTTTCTCACGGTGCAGTCCGTACTTTAGAACACCATGGTTCTACAGAACAGAAAGACGCTTACTTACCAAACCTTGTATCAGGTGTTTGGACAGGGACCATGTGCTTAACTGAATCTCATGCAGGTTCTGACTTAGGGATTATCCGCACTAAAGCTGAACCAAATGCTGACGGTAGTTATGCAATTACAGGCGAGAAAATTTTTATCTCTGCTGGTGAGCATGACATGGCAGAGAACATTATTCACATTGTACTTGCTCGTCTTCCTGGTGCACCAAAAGGTACCAAAGGGATTTCACTCTTCATCGTGCCAAAATTCAACTTAAATGCTGATGGTACTGTGGGTGAGCGTAATGCGGTACGTTGTGGTTCTATCGAACACAAAATGGGTATTCATGGTAACGCAACGTGCGTCATCAACTTTGACAACGCAAAAGGTTACTTGATTGGACCTGAAAACCGTGGTCTAAACTGTATGTTTACCTTCATGAACACAGCACGTATTGGTACTGCTGTTCAAGGTCTTGCTGCATCTGAAGGTTCATTCCAAGGTGCGCTTGCATATGCTAAAGATCGTTTAGCAATGCGTTCACTTTCTGGTCCTAAAGCACCTGAAAAAGAAGCAGATCCAATTATTGTTCACCCAGCTGTACGCAACATGTTGTTAACGCAAAAATCTTTTGCTGAAGCAGGTCGTGCATTGGTTTACTTGTTGTCTTTCCATGCCGACATCGTAGAGCAAGGGGCAACTGAAGAAGAGCGTAAATACTCTGACAACATTTTGTCGTTGCTTACTCCAATTGCAAAAGCTTTCTTAACTGAAACAGGTTCTGAATCTGCAAAACACGGTGTACAAGTGTTTGGTGGTCACGGTTTTATTTCTGAACATGGTATGGAACAAATTGTTCGTGATACCCGTATCGCTTGCTTATACGAAGGTACAACCGAAATTCAAGCTTTGGACTTGTTAGGTCGTAAAGTTTTGGGTACTCAAGGTGCAATGTTGAAAGACTTCACCAAGATTATTCACAAATTCTGCGAAGCCAACAAAGACAACACTGCAATGAAAGAATTTGTTGAACCGCTTGCTGCACTCAACAAAGAATGGGGCGACCTCACCATGCAAATTGGTATGCGCGCTATGCAAAACCCAGATGAAGTCGGTGCTGCTGCTGTAGATTACTTGTATTTCTCTGGCTACGTCACGCTGGGTTACCTCTGGGCTCAAATGGCGTTGGTTGCACAGCAAACACTTGCTGCGGGTACCTCTGATGTTGACTTCTACAATGCCAAAGTGACCACTGCACACTTCTACTTCAAGAAAATCTTGCCACGTGTTCGTTCACACGTTGATGTGATTGCTGGTGGTGTAGAGCCATTAATGTCATTAGACGCAGAACACTTCGCGTTCTAA